Genomic window (Salvelinus fontinalis isolate EN_2023a chromosome 3, ASM2944872v1, whole genome shotgun sequence):
AAGCTATGATGTCAGTAATAACATGTCAGCAATAACATGCTGTCAGTAATAACATGCTGTCAGTAAAGCTATGATGTCAGTAATAACATGTTGTCAGTAATAACATGTTGGCAGTAATAACATGCTGTCAGTAATAACATGCTGTCAGTAAAGCTATGATGTCAGTAATGCTATGATGTCAGTAATAACATGTTGTCAGTAATAACATGCTGTCAATAATAACATGTTGTCAGTAATAACATGGTGTCAGTAATAACATGGTGTCAGTAATAACACGTTGTCAGTAATAATACGCTGTCAGTAATAACATGCTGTCAGTAATAATATGCTGTCAGTAAAGCTATGCTGTCAGTAATAACATGCTGTCAGTAGTAACATGTTGTCAGTAATAACATGTTGTCAGTAATAACATGTTGTCAGTAATAACATGTTGTCAGTAATAACATGCTGTCAGTAAAGCTATGCTGTCAGTAATAACATGCTGTCAGTAGTAACATGTTGTCAGTAATAATACGCTGTCAGTAATAACATGACGTCAGTAAAGCTATGATGTCAGTAATAACATGTTGTCAGTAATAACATGCTGTCAGTAATAATACGCTGTCAGTAATAACATGACATCAGTAAAGCTATGATGTCAGTAATAACATGTTGTCAGTAAAGCTATGATGTCAGTAATAACATGTTGTCAGTAATAACATGCTGTCAGTAATAACATGCTGTCAGTAAAGCTATGATGTCAGTAATAACATGTCAGCAATAACATGCTGTCAGTAATAACATGCTGTCAGTAAAGCTATGATGTCAGTAATAACATGCTGTCAGTAATAACATGCTGTCAGTAATAACATGCTGCCAGTAAAGCTATGATATCAGTAATAACATGCTGTCAGTAATAACATGTTGTCAGTTATAATATGCTGTCAGTAATAACATGCTGTCAGTAATAACATGCTGTCAGTAATAACATGTTGTAAATAATAAAGTGCAACAATGTTAGCTGCAGTCAGCTGCAGTTCCACTTAAAATGACTGTTGTTGAGGTGGAAACCTTTTCTGTTGATCGGTATACTGTACACTAACCTCTAGTGTGTGTAAAGTCAGCTATGTGGAAGGATGAGTCATTTTGCTGTCCCATAGAAGATATACTTTGAGTGTATGTattgaataacaacaacaacaagaaaggAAGCGAGCGATGACTCATCTGTTAAGCTCTGTTGGTCGGTATGTTCAGTCACTCCTAAAGGCCTCTTAATTGGACGTAGTTGTCAAATCAGTGACTAATGACTTAGTGAGCTGCTTAAATTCTGACGTTAGTGTCATGTTATCATGAAACCATAATCTTATCACGAAACGTTAATTAGCCCATCAGTTGCATGTCTGGCTAACGTTGACCTGGCAGCATGATTAGTCTGCCATCAATTAAAGCTGACTATGAATTAGTGAGCCAGTGGGAAGTCTGTTCAAAGGCAACTACAGTCATTTGAAATGTAGAAGAGTTAGGGAGGCTAAACAGGGCTTAAAGAGATGTATGTATGATGTTCCGATTAGAAAATACTGTACAGCACATCTTCACTGTTGGGTTTAGTCTCATGCATCATAAATAATCATCTACACCGGGGCAGCAATATGTAACATCTGTCACTGGTAGACAAGCAGCGCTTTGTACGTCATTTGATGGCAATATCTGCAAATTACGTTTACATCCAATCTTCATGAAGGGACAGGTTCTAGGTACAGAGGTACCAAAGCCAGTGAGATTGACCAGAATGAACTGCTCTGAGAGCAATGGGGAGAAGCAGTGGGAGGGACTCTGACAATAATGAATGAGAATAGTCTGATACAAATGATGGAAGATCATTGCACAGCCTCATGGGGGATGAGCCTTATGTGGAGAGGGGACACTGGGTATAGAACCCAACTAGAAGTGCAGATAAGACTGGAGCCCTAATgatggagagaagacagagatagagggagggtgaggggggagaggaaaggcaggagacagagagagagagacacagagagagagaaagagagagagagacagagagagagacacagagagacagaaagagagagagagacagagagagacggggagagagagagagagagagaaacacagcccAGATGGGATGTAGCATAGACTGGGAGATAAAACACCATCAATCTCATCCTGGCGACATCCCCAAAATATCCGTGAACATTCTCCACTAACTCGTTGTCTGTCCGTACTTCAAGTGTTACTCGGGTTGGAAAGCTGAAACTGTGATGTAACAGGGCTCTATTTTGGCTCCATGGTAGAGCCCCTGAGGGCCCGGCCTACATGATGGAGCAGGTGAAGCCACAGCACTCCTTCAGCAGGGACAGGCCTGTCTTGGTGAAGGGTGACGAGGTCTGCTGGGCCCTGGACGTTAGCCGTCTGGCTGGAATCTGACctggggaagaggaggtggaTTCAGTCAGAGGATATGGGGATGTACCAAGTGGAGCACTGGTGATGTTGTAGTAGATCAGATATAATGACACACACATTCAGACTCACCCAGACACAAGGGTATGcagacacatgcatgcacacacacgactGATATGAGGTGAATACACACTGATGAAAATAAATGTTGCTCAGTGGGGAGCCAGTTcaaatatagttgaagtcggaagtttacatacaccttagccaaatacatttaaactctgtttttcacaatccctgacatttaatcccagtaagaattccctgttttagatcagttaggatcacccctttattttaagaatgtgaaatgtcagaataatagtagagataattatttatttcagttattatttatttcatcacatttccagtgggtcagaagtttacatacactcaattagtatttggtagcattgcctttaaattgtttaacttgggtcaaacgttttgggtagccttccacaagcttcccacaataagttgggtgagttttggcccattcctcctgacagagctggtgtaactgagtcaggtttgtaggcctctttgctcgcacacgcattttcagttctacactcaaattttctataggttggaggtcagggctttgtgatggccactccaaaaccttgactttgttgtccttaagccattttcccacaactttggaagtatgcgtggggtcattgtccatttggaagacccatttgcgaccaagctttaacttcctgactgatgtcttgagatgttgcttcaatatatccacataattttcctttcctcatgatgccatctattttgtgaagtgcaccagtccctcctgcagcaaagcacccccacaacatgatgctaccacctccgcgcttcacggttgggatggctgttttggagcagtggcttcttccttgctgagcggcctttcaggttatgtcgatttaggactcgttttactgtggatatagatacttttgtacttgtttcctccagcatcttcacaaggtactttgctgttgttctgggattgatttgcacttttcgccccaaagtacattcatctctaggagacagaacgcgtctccttcctgagcggtatgacggctgcttggtcccatggtgtttatacttgcgtactattgtttgtacagatgatgaacgtggtaccttcagacatttggaaattgctcccaaggatgaaccagacttatggaggtctacaatttcttttctggggtcttggctgatttcttttgattttcccatgatgtcaagcaaagaggcactgagtttgaaggtaagccttgaaatacatccacaggtacacctccaattgactcaaattatgtcaattagcccaccagaagcttctaaagccatgacataattttctggaattttccaatctgtttaaaggcacggtcaacttctgacccactggaattgtgatacagtgaattttaagtgaaataatctgcctgtaaacaattgttgcaaagattacttgtgtcatgcacaaagtagatgtcctaaccgacttgccaaaagtatagtttgttaacaacaaatttgtggagtggttgaaaaatgagttttaatgactccaacctaagtgtatgtaaacttccgacttcaactgtatgtattcattTTTGTGGGTGAAATCCATAATTTCATAAATAAATGCTTCTGTCGTGAAGAAAGAATTGAATAAGAAAGAGGCGCCTAACTGTCCAAAGAAATCGCCATCAAATCAAGGTCACTGACTATTACTGTATCAAAGCGAATACCTGAAAACTTTGAGACATACAATTGAGCATTTGAATGCAAAATAATAACACTCACTATGATGCACTATGACTACACACACCTTTCTTCTTGGAGTTTCTGGGGAACTTGGACTGGAGGAATTCAGCCATTTCTTtgtcctcctccctttccctgtagaggagagaaagatggatgAGTGGAACTTCAAACTCTACATTTCTGTCTGTTCCTACTAGCAATGACTCAGACTCCATATCCTCATGCCCTGTCTTCTGCCTAGGTGTCTTCACATGCCTCAAAAACAATCAATTATTACCTCGTCACTTCCTGCTTCTCACTAACCAGAATGCATTTTGGCGCTTGTATGGCGCCGCCCTCTGTTCTGAGAATGGAAGGGGGCACCATAACAAACTTGTTTACCCTAACAAACTTGTGCATGTACAGTGGGATCTAGGGTTTCACAGCACACTGTCCCCTAGACTAAAACACAGATGTTTTATTTCAACAGTAAGAAAATCGGAGAATGGAGATGTTCCCTGTGGTTTGTATGTAACTGAGTCGAAGGCTTGTATTTCTGACAGGATGTCATTGGAGACCAAACCAataaggaggagggggggacaaGACAGATGGAACAGAGTTCTGTAACATAGGTGGTTCAGAACCACGCTCCCGTGATGACCTGGTCTGAGACCTGACAACTTACTGTACATTGGCACCTCAAGGTAATGCCTAAGCTTTAGCTCAAAGGGCTAAAAGTGTTCTGGTGAGCATGACAACTGGTTTCGAACCCCAGTCGGTCACACTTGCCTTAGCCTCTCAAACTCCACGTCGTCAACAAGGAAATCTCTGGTCTCCACCAGCTTGTGAATCTGCTGGAGAAGAtcctcctctttctgtctgtcctcGTTGGACTTGTCATTGTCTGTAACAGAAAATATGTTATGACGATCAGGGGTTAAAGTGGGATTTTGTCAGTGGTGGATTTCAAACTGCTGCCACATTCAGGGTCTTTTCATTGATGATTTGACCAATAAAATCAGATATTTATTAGATGTCTAGACccctaactttaacccctaacccatctTAAGGTGATAGGAGTTTGTTCTCCCACCAAATTAACCACTGTTGACAATGgagatatatacatatatttatgCATTTCATTTTTAGAGAAACATTTCTTTACAGGGTGGATTGAGTTTAATCATCACTATGGTCAAGATAATGTATGATTACACAGTGTCTGATTCTTCACGTTGATATAACACATGACTCTGCTGTGCTGAAGCATAATTGTAATTGTCATTGACACCTGACATACATTTTGTGCTTGGTAAAGGATTTAATGATCTCACTTAGGACTGGATTTAGTCTGTAGTGCTGAAGAGCTGCGCTACAGGGTGATAGGAATTTAAAGGTAATGTTCCCGTGTTAGACGAGACTGCATTCAACGGTAGGCTCTGCATAGGTCGGCTCAATAGAAAATTACCATTACCTTTAAATTGCGCTAGAGCGCTGAACTTCAGCGATAGGGATTGAATTCAGCCCTTAATCATGCAAAATCAGAAATCAGAAAATCCACAACAATTTACACATCATAGGATACAAAGACAACATAAGTTTTATTAAGCACACATCCTTTTAGGTCCCACACGCAGTGGATACATTTTAAcaaaacaaacagatcaccaGATGCAATTTTCTGCTTACATTCTTATCAAAGTTCACATGTGTAATGGCAGTATCTTCACAGAACCCACTAAATCAACCCCAAACCCAGGATAGAGGGGCTGAGTGAATGTGGTCTGGACTCTATGGAGGAGGGTTATAGAGACACTGTAGAAGGGTAGAATTCCTGCCTTGTGGTCCAGGTACACTCCTTCTCTGGAAGAGCAGGGGACAGG
Coding sequences:
- the LOC129836425 gene encoding bMERB domain-containing protein 1-like isoform X1, whose product is MEKENKHGSSHQYGSLECTKWNTDNSKTEDDIVSMADSTITIDDIEGELFKIDSIRDVLVRRESELRYMMDDIQLCKEITRLKKELQKLVSVPDNDKSNEDRQKEEDLLQQIHKLVETRDFLVDDVEFERLREREEDKEMAEFLQSKFPRNSKKKGQIPARRLTSRAQQTSSPFTKTGLSLLKECCGFTCSIM